A part of Thermococcus sp. SY098 genomic DNA contains:
- the mtnP gene encoding S-methyl-5'-thioadenosine phosphorylase, translated as MVRIAIIGGSGVYDPKLLENIREEEINTPYGKIKVKIGTYKGEEIAFLARHGEKHSVPPHKINYRANIWGLYELGVERILATSAVGSLNKAMKPGDFVILDQLMDFTKNRVYTFYDGEDSPHERKFVAHIDFTDPYCPEIRNALIRAAKELGFSYHPKGTYACMEGPRFETRAEIRALRILGADVVGMTQCPEAILARELEMCYSSVAIVTNFAAGISSQKLTHTEVVELMAKKSEEIKYLLMKAIEYIPKERRCMCKDALKGATGD; from the coding sequence ATGGTAAGGATAGCCATTATTGGAGGTTCTGGAGTTTATGATCCCAAGCTCTTAGAGAATATAAGGGAAGAGGAGATAAACACTCCCTACGGAAAGATCAAAGTGAAAATAGGGACATACAAAGGCGAGGAAATAGCCTTTTTAGCAAGACACGGAGAAAAACACAGCGTTCCTCCCCATAAGATAAACTACCGTGCAAATATCTGGGGGCTCTATGAACTCGGTGTTGAAAGAATTTTAGCAACTTCAGCTGTGGGCTCATTGAATAAAGCTATGAAGCCCGGAGACTTCGTGATTCTCGACCAGCTTATGGACTTTACAAAAAACAGAGTGTACACGTTCTATGATGGAGAAGATTCACCACATGAGAGGAAATTCGTTGCCCATATAGACTTTACTGACCCATACTGTCCAGAGATCAGGAATGCCCTCATTAGAGCAGCAAAGGAGCTTGGATTCAGCTACCATCCAAAGGGTACTTATGCTTGTATGGAAGGACCAAGGTTTGAGACAAGAGCTGAAATCAGGGCATTAAGGATTTTAGGGGCAGATGTCGTTGGAATGACTCAATGTCCAGAGGCAATTTTAGCAAGGGAACTTGAGATGTGTTATTCAAGTGTTGCAATAGTTACAAACTTTGCTGCAGGAATAAGTTCTCAAAAGCTAACCCACACAGAAGTAGTCGAGCTGATGGCCAAGAAGAGCGAGGAGATAAAGTATCTCCTTATGAAGGCGATCGAATACATACCAAAGGAAAGGAGATGCATGTGCAAAGATGCCCTAAAAGGTGCTACAGGAGACTGA
- the udp gene encoding uridine phosphorylase, translating into MEMRFVSADRPQTEEGYQYHIACKPGDVARYVLLPGDPERVPKISALWDEAKEIAFHREYRTHTGKYKGVPISVTSTGIGGPSTAIAIEELAAIGADTFIRVGSTGAIQPGIEIGDLIIAKAAVRLEGTSKQYVRVEYPASADYEVTLALIEAAETLGVRYHVGITASTDSFYVGQARPGLNGYFPSFAKHLIDDLRQAKVTNFEMEAATLFTLANIYGLRAGCVCAVFANRVTNEFGKAGEKEAALVASEAVKILAEWDEEKEKKGKKYWFPSLRKL; encoded by the coding sequence ATGGAGATGAGGTTTGTATCAGCAGATAGACCCCAAACCGAAGAAGGGTACCAGTACCATATAGCCTGCAAGCCAGGGGATGTGGCAAGATACGTTCTATTGCCTGGAGATCCAGAGAGGGTGCCTAAAATAAGTGCTCTGTGGGATGAGGCAAAGGAAATAGCCTTCCACAGGGAGTATCGGACTCATACTGGAAAATATAAGGGGGTTCCAATAAGTGTAACTTCAACGGGGATTGGAGGGCCTTCTACGGCAATAGCAATTGAAGAATTGGCAGCTATAGGGGCTGACACCTTCATAAGGGTTGGCTCAACTGGAGCAATTCAACCAGGAATAGAGATTGGCGACTTAATAATTGCAAAAGCTGCCGTTAGGCTGGAGGGAACATCAAAGCAGTACGTTAGGGTTGAATATCCAGCGAGTGCAGATTATGAAGTGACCTTAGCATTGATTGAAGCCGCTGAGACATTAGGAGTTCGCTATCATGTGGGAATTACAGCATCAACGGACAGCTTCTATGTCGGTCAGGCAAGACCGGGATTAAATGGCTATTTCCCAAGCTTTGCAAAGCATCTGATTGATGATCTGAGACAGGCAAAAGTCACAAACTTTGAAATGGAAGCAGCGACACTCTTTACATTGGCTAACATCTATGGTCTTAGAGCTGGCTGTGTATGTGCGGTCTTTGCGAATAGAGTTACCAATGAGTTCGGAAAAGCTGGGGAGAAAGAGGCGGCATTAGTTGCAAGTGAGGCCGTAAAAATTTTGGCTGAGTGGGATGAAGAGAAGGAGAAAAAAGGAAAGAAATACTGGTTCCCAAGCTTGAGGAAGCTTTAG
- a CDS encoding pyridoxal-phosphate dependent enzyme encodes MLKCQKCGKTYKKFHLVCECGGLLDVVMEFKGSFERLLKKEYLDVRRYLNFLPINERALPKLVLPIIPTVEMNIENVKVLFKLEYLMPSGSFKDRGTYVTIAKLKEEGIKEISIDSSGNAAISFALFGKAERIKVHVFIPEHTSRGKKRILKLLGAEVHEIKGSRMEVHWKAREFKDAFYISHWYNPYFLEGTKIVAYEIFEQIGDVDYALVPTGSGTLFLGLYKGFKELKDFGKAKMPKLIAVQAEGYESLCRRSEQKSKLAEGIAIPEPPRKEQMLKALKETEGFCISVGDSEIDRAFNDLISMGFLVEPTSAVVFAAFKKLLERGEFEKGSKVLLPLTGSGLKVI; translated from the coding sequence ATGCTAAAATGCCAAAAATGCGGAAAAACCTATAAAAAATTCCATTTAGTTTGTGAATGTGGTGGACTTCTCGATGTTGTAATGGAGTTTAAAGGGAGCTTTGAAAGGCTTTTAAAGAAGGAATATTTAGATGTAAGACGTTACTTGAACTTCTTACCAATCAACGAAAGAGCTCTTCCAAAGTTAGTCCTTCCAATAATCCCAACTGTTGAAATGAACATTGAAAATGTTAAAGTTCTTTTCAAGCTTGAATATTTGATGCCTTCCGGCTCATTCAAGGATAGAGGAACTTACGTAACAATTGCAAAGCTGAAAGAGGAAGGAATTAAGGAGATAAGCATTGATTCGTCAGGGAATGCAGCCATAAGCTTTGCCCTCTTTGGAAAAGCTGAAAGAATTAAAGTTCATGTGTTTATTCCAGAGCACACAAGCAGAGGGAAGAAAAGGATTTTAAAACTTTTAGGGGCTGAAGTTCATGAAATCAAAGGCTCAAGAATGGAGGTACATTGGAAAGCCCGTGAGTTTAAAGATGCATTTTATATTTCACACTGGTATAATCCCTATTTCTTAGAGGGTACGAAAATTGTTGCATATGAGATTTTTGAGCAAATTGGAGATGTTGACTATGCCTTAGTTCCAACAGGAAGTGGGACATTGTTTTTAGGACTATATAAAGGATTCAAAGAGCTCAAGGATTTCGGAAAAGCTAAAATGCCGAAGTTAATTGCAGTTCAGGCTGAAGGTTATGAAAGCTTATGCAGACGAAGTGAACAAAAAAGCAAGCTTGCAGAGGGGATAGCAATCCCAGAGCCTCCAAGAAAAGAGCAAATGCTCAAAGCTCTAAAAGAAACTGAAGGATTCTGCATATCAGTAGGGGATAGCGAAATAGACAGAGCCTTTAATGACCTCATTTCAATGGGTTTCCTGGTCGAGCCAACCTCTGCAGTCGTCTTTGCCGCATTTAAGAAACTTCTTGAGAGAGGCGAATTTGAAAAAGGCTCAAAAGTCCTGTTACCTTTAACCGGATCTGGATTAAAAGTTATCTGA
- a CDS encoding damage-control phosphatase, whose product MKVHYECLACQVLQCQRIAELSTEDLEKRRRAMIFSSKLFADYFNENSIPAVVGSEIFLRLYEYLGVNDPFKGYKDRSNKLARKVVDDLKRKLKIDLNTALKLAIAGNVIDFAVGYNPEKIEEDILEMVKEGLYIDESKKLFDTLKMSKILLYITDNCGEIYFDKLLLEKIREEFPRLEVYIAGKEDAIINDATVNDLKEAGIDKFGKIISTGTRIVGVPMNKVSRDFIEIFNKADVIIAKGQGNFETLSEIKDDRVFFLLKAKCKPVARELNVPQGAMICKAL is encoded by the coding sequence ATGAAGGTACATTACGAGTGTCTTGCATGCCAAGTGCTTCAGTGCCAAAGAATAGCAGAACTCAGCACTGAAGATTTAGAGAAAAGAAGAAGAGCTATGATTTTTTCATCCAAGCTTTTTGCAGATTACTTCAATGAAAACTCAATTCCAGCTGTTGTCGGAAGTGAAATATTCCTTAGGCTCTATGAGTATCTAGGAGTTAACGATCCATTTAAAGGATACAAGGATAGGTCTAACAAACTTGCACGAAAAGTGGTAGATGACTTAAAAAGAAAGCTTAAGATTGACCTAAACACTGCCCTTAAGCTGGCTATAGCAGGCAATGTAATTGACTTTGCCGTCGGATATAATCCCGAAAAAATTGAGGAGGACATTTTGGAGATGGTAAAAGAGGGGCTATACATTGATGAAAGTAAAAAGCTGTTTGACACACTAAAGATGTCAAAAATTCTGTTGTATATAACTGACAATTGTGGAGAGATTTATTTTGACAAACTGCTCTTGGAAAAAATCAGAGAAGAGTTCCCCAGGCTGGAAGTTTACATTGCTGGAAAAGAGGATGCCATAATAAACGATGCAACTGTTAATGATCTAAAAGAAGCAGGTATAGACAAATTTGGAAAAATAATTTCTACGGGAACAAGAATAGTCGGTGTTCCCATGAATAAAGTCAGCAGAGATTTCATTGAGATATTCAATAAAGCCGATGTGATAATAGCTAAAGGACAAGGCAACTTCGAAACACTAAGTGAGATTAAAGATGATAGGGTGTTCTTTCTTCTAAAGGCAAAATGCAAACCTGTGGCAAGGGAGTTAAATGTTCCACAAGGTGCAATGATTTGCAAGGCCCTCTGA
- a CDS encoding Nre family DNA repair protein, translating into MMQLFNSKLCALCKGRKLLCGRPTCPILERFRVVKSVERIVNRREIFGSSPPSIFVGEFGYPKVRIGPLVPPIEGNTSYLDNPLKWENKTINDILKYRSLLIMGETKADVKVSKSQRILSEIQELAMSIRPVDSEILLKRKPILKVLPNEFAPPVGPKAELLDFELTENPRIPRKTDYVVSDELKAEEAIMRLYTWGFDEYYIIRLLSAGLLGISRKLVPTRWSITAVQDTIGKHLRKEILKYDTINEFELYFYEFLGNRYAVLLMPESFAFELLEVWLKGSLFGSEEPQVIHDYEDWRGIKGYAEETTGAYYAARLSVLEFLRNRRRQARILVFREVTPKYYAPVGVWQIRLGVKKALKNPVGRFNTLQEALNEVKKLLEHPLEKYLEKSWLLKMWRKQMTLDEFLKNF; encoded by the coding sequence ATGATGCAGCTCTTTAACTCAAAGCTATGTGCATTGTGCAAGGGTCGCAAATTACTCTGTGGGCGACCCACATGCCCAATTCTTGAGAGATTTAGGGTAGTTAAGAGTGTCGAGAGAATTGTAAACAGAAGGGAAATTTTTGGCTCTTCACCGCCAAGCATATTCGTTGGAGAGTTTGGATATCCAAAGGTCCGAATTGGACCCCTTGTGCCGCCAATTGAAGGAAACACATCTTATCTTGACAACCCCCTTAAATGGGAAAACAAAACAATAAATGACATTCTCAAATACCGTTCGCTTTTGATTATGGGAGAAACGAAGGCTGATGTAAAAGTGAGCAAAAGCCAGCGAATTCTGAGCGAAATTCAAGAGTTAGCAATGTCAATAAGACCAGTAGATAGCGAAATTCTTCTCAAGAGAAAGCCGATTTTAAAAGTTCTGCCAAATGAGTTTGCCCCACCAGTTGGGCCAAAAGCGGAGCTTTTAGATTTTGAACTTACAGAAAATCCAAGAATCCCAAGAAAGACTGACTATGTTGTGAGCGATGAACTAAAGGCTGAAGAAGCCATTATGAGGCTCTATACTTGGGGATTTGACGAATATTACATTATACGATTGCTTTCAGCCGGTTTGTTGGGGATTAGCAGAAAGCTTGTGCCAACGAGATGGAGCATCACAGCAGTTCAAGACACCATTGGAAAGCATTTGAGAAAAGAGATTCTGAAATATGACACAATAAACGAGTTCGAGCTTTACTTTTACGAATTCCTTGGGAATAGATACGCTGTGCTTTTGATGCCGGAGAGTTTTGCATTTGAGCTCTTAGAGGTGTGGCTCAAGGGGTCGCTGTTTGGAAGCGAAGAGCCCCAAGTGATTCATGACTATGAAGATTGGAGAGGCATCAAAGGTTATGCTGAGGAAACAACCGGCGCCTACTATGCAGCCCGCTTAAGTGTCCTCGAATTTCTAAGGAATAGAAGAAGACAAGCAAGGATTTTAGTGTTTAGAGAGGTGACCCCGAAATATTATGCTCCTGTTGGAGTATGGCAGATTAGATTAGGAGTTAAGAAAGCCCTGAAAAACCCAGTTGGGAGATTCAACACACTGCAGGAGGCTTTAAACGAAGTTAAAAAGCTCTTAGAGCACCCTCTTGAGAAATATCTCGAGAAGAGCTGGCTCTTAAAGATGTGGAGGAAACAGATGACACTTGATGAATTTTTGAAAAACTTTTAA